One genomic segment of Actinomycetota bacterium includes these proteins:
- a CDS encoding MoxR family ATPase, with protein sequence MESRVRDEVKKTREEIIKVIKNIEKVIEGKRKVIEYVLTALLAEGHVLIEDVPGVGKTMLAKSLAKSIDCKLKRIQFTPDLLPSDITGVSVYSQKTQDFNFREGVVFANIILADEINRASPKTQSSLLECMEEKQVTVDGITYKLNIPFLVVATQNPIEYEGTYPLPEAQLDKFIMHITMGYPTHSDELVILEKHGTHPAIDDISPVCTGEDVSRWIEVTKTIFVNESIKDYLVSIVEQTRKNDKLYLGSSPRGSLGLLKTSKALALIRGRDYVIPHDIKEMVTLVLAHRIILTPEARMHGENAFDILNEILKKIPAPEVE encoded by the coding sequence ATGGAGTCAAGAGTTAGAGACGAGGTAAAGAAAACACGGGAAGAAATAATTAAAGTTATAAAAAACATTGAGAAGGTAATTGAGGGAAAAAGAAAAGTAATTGAATATGTCTTAACAGCACTCCTTGCTGAGGGACATGTCCTTATTGAAGATGTACCTGGAGTTGGAAAGACAATGTTGGCTAAGTCTCTTGCAAAATCAATAGATTGTAAATTAAAAAGAATTCAATTTACACCTGATCTTTTACCTTCAGATATAACTGGTGTTTCTGTATATAGTCAAAAGACTCAAGATTTCAATTTCAGAGAAGGGGTGGTTTTTGCTAATATCATCTTGGCTGATGAGATAAACAGGGCTTCTCCAAAAACCCAATCAAGTCTTCTTGAGTGTATGGAAGAAAAACAGGTGACTGTAGATGGTATAACTTATAAATTAAATATACCATTTTTAGTTGTAGCAACTCAAAATCCTATTGAATATGAAGGAACATACCCATTACCAGAAGCCCAGTTAGACAAGTTTATCATGCATATAACTATGGGATATCCCACTCATAGTGATGAATTAGTAATTCTAGAAAAACACGGAACTCATCCTGCAATAGATGATATATCTCCAGTTTGTACAGGTGAGGATGTTAGTCGCTGGATAGAAGTAACTAAAACTATATTTGTAAATGAAAGTATTAAAGATTATCTAGTAAGCATAGTTGAGCAAACAAGAAAAAACGACAAACTTTATTTGGGTTCAAGTCCAAGAGGCTCTTTGGGACTATTAAAGACATCAAAGGCACTTGCACTAATTAGAGGTCGAGATTATGTAATACCTCATGATATTAAGGAGATGGTCACATTAGTATTAGCTCATAGAATTATATTAACTCCAGAAGCCAGAATGCATGGTGAAAATGCTTTCGATATTTTAAATGAAATATTAAAGAAAATACCTGCTCCCGAGGTGGAGTAA